The Microbacterium esteraromaticum genome contains the following window.
CCCAGTTCGCTGGCACTGATCACGGCGACGATGCGCGGCGAACTGCAGGCACGCGCAATCGGCGTGTGGACGGCGTTCACCACGGGGGCGATGGTCGTGGGTCCGCTGATGGGCGGATTGTTCGTCGATCTGCTGTCGTGGCGGCTCGTCTTTCTCATCAACGTCGTGCCGATCGCGGTGACCCTGGTGCTGCTGGGCCGGCTGCACCTGCCCGAGCATCCGCGCGGCGCACGCGTGGACTGGCTCAGCGGAGCATTGTGCGCCGTCGGTCTCGGCGCCGTCGTCTTCGCGCTGATCGAGCAGCCGTCGCTGGGCTGGGACTCACCCGCGATCTGGATGCCGGCTGTCGGTGGTGCGGCGCTGTTCGGCTGGTTCCTGTTACGGCAGCAGCGGTCGGATGCCCCGATGATGCCGCTGTCGCTGTTCCGCGTGCGCAACTTCGGCTGGGGCAACCTCGCGACGTTGTTCGTCTACGCCGCCCTCGCGCTCAACGGCTTCGTCGTCAGCGTCTACCTGCAGCAGGGCGCGGGCCTGACGGCCACCGCGGCCGGGCTCGCGAGCCTGCCGATCACGCTGCTGATGATCGTGCTCAGCTCGCGCGTCGGCACGTGGGCGGGCCGGCTGGGTCCTCGCGTGTTCATGACGGTGGGGCCGCTGACGATGGCCGCGGGCGCCCTGCTGCTGCTCTCGGTCACAGAGCAGTTCAGCTACTGGTGGCAGGTGCTGCCGGCGATGCTGCTGCTCGGCGTCGGGTTGTCGCTGACGGTCGCTCCGCTGACGTCGTCGATCCTCGGGGCGATCGACGCCGAGCACTCGGGGATCGCCTCGGCGATCAACAACGCGATCTCGCGCGTCGCGGGTCTGATCGTCGTGGCCATGCTGTCGACGATCGTGGGCGGCGCGCTCGATCTCGACGGCTTCCACAGTGCGGCGCTCGTCACCGCGGCGCTGTTCGCCCTCGGCGGGGTGGTGTCGTGGATCGGCATCCGCCGAAACCCTGCGGATGCCGCCGACGTCACACGCACCACCACCACCGACCACTGAGAGTCACTCAGCCGCGCCGACGCACAGCCCCCGCCAGCAGATCGAGCGCCTCAGCCGTGGCACCCCACCCCATGCAGGCATCGGTGACGCTCTGCCCACGCACGAGCCCTGCGGGTCCCTGCGCCACATCGAGCTTCTGCGCCCCGGCAATGAGGTTGCTCTCCAGCATCACACCGGCGATGGCGTCGCCTCCCGCCGCGATCTGCTCGGCGATCTCGGCGACCACCTCTGCCTGACGCACGTGATCCTTGCCGCTGTTGGCGTGACTGGCATCCACGATGACGCGCGAGGTCAGCCCCGCCGCCGAGAGCCGCTCGGAAGCGCGGCGCACGTGGTCGGCCCCGTAGTTGGGACCATCGGCGCCGCCGCGCAGGATCACCGAGGTGTCGGGGTTGCCCGTGGTCGAGACGAGGCTCGCGCGCCCATCGGCTCCGATGCCGAGGAAGGCCTGCGGAGCGGATGCCGCGGATGCCGCGTCCAGTGCGACCTGCAGTCCGCCGTCGGTGCCGTTCTTGAACCCGATCGGCATCGACAGCCCCGACGCGAGCTGCCGGTGGATCTGGCTCTCGGTGGTGCGCGCCCCGATCGCCCCCCAGGTGACGAGGTCGGCCGTGTACTGCGGGCTGATCGGCTCGAGGAACTCCGTACCGCACGGCATCCCC
Protein-coding sequences here:
- a CDS encoding 3-deoxy-7-phosphoheptulonate synthase is translated as MHSIRTAPDQTADLHVTGFTALPSPESVAATLPLGAERGALVARTRDEVRAIMDGRDDRMLVVVGPCSIHDPEAGLEYAGRLVREADRHRDELLIVMRAYFEKPRTTVGWKGLINDPHLDGSHDIETGLRLARGFLRDVTALGMPCGTEFLEPISPQYTADLVTWGAIGARTTESQIHRQLASGLSMPIGFKNGTDGGLQVALDAASAASAPQAFLGIGADGRASLVSTTGNPDTSVILRGGADGPNYGADHVRRASERLSAAGLTSRVIVDASHANSGKDHVRQAEVVAEIAEQIAAGGDAIAGVMLESNLIAGAQKLDVAQGPAGLVRGQSVTDACMGWGATAEALDLLAGAVRRRG
- a CDS encoding MFS transporter, with protein sequence MSSFAPLQRLVLTVAIIASFVTFLDGTVVTVALPAISSELGGGITTQQWTVDAYLITLSALILLAGSLSDAYGRVLIMRIGLIAFGVSSVAVAASVDPLMLVVSRAAQGAAGALLVPSSLALITATMRGELQARAIGVWTAFTTGAMVVGPLMGGLFVDLLSWRLVFLINVVPIAVTLVLLGRLHLPEHPRGARVDWLSGALCAVGLGAVVFALIEQPSLGWDSPAIWMPAVGGAALFGWFLLRQQRSDAPMMPLSLFRVRNFGWGNLATLFVYAALALNGFVVSVYLQQGAGLTATAAGLASLPITLLMIVLSSRVGTWAGRLGPRVFMTVGPLTMAAGALLLLSVTEQFSYWWQVLPAMLLLGVGLSLTVAPLTSSILGAIDAEHSGIASAINNAISRVAGLIVVAMLSTIVGGALDLDGFHSAALVTAALFALGGVVSWIGIRRNPADAADVTRTTTTDH